Proteins encoded within one genomic window of Phototrophicus methaneseepsis:
- a CDS encoding LutB/LldF family L-lactate oxidation iron-sulfur protein, protein MQVTSNNFISLADIALHKPDLQEAVSDGTRRAYYKRAAAMFSEGQEHGEFMRQQAAEAKRRALRNLPDNLELAEKNLKENGFQVKWAVDADEAQKLVIDILKSHQATLVTKSKSMLSEEIGLNHALEAVGARVVETDLGEYIIQLNHEPPSHIVAPVIHKTKPEIRDIFVRELGMEPTDDAGEMVAFARKMLRADFLASHVGISGGNFVIAETGSLGLVMNEGNGRMCTSVPDVHIALVGIEKVIETVEDYATLDQVLTRTGTGQKLTVYTNIINGPRREGEADGPREVYIIFVDNGRSDVYATTYAEALSCIRCGACQNACPVYRSVGGHSYGWVYGGPIGAVLTPLYTGLENASPLPHASSLCGSCKQVCPVDIDLPRMLLDLRRDLVQQKVDDKWKTPMRIWAFGMQSPMRFEMGGRAARLGKAMVGDHLPSVLGNWTEYRDFPDFAPKSFHQMWRDRQKGREQ, encoded by the coding sequence ATGCAAGTAACTTCGAATAATTTTATCTCCCTGGCAGACATCGCGCTGCATAAACCGGATCTGCAAGAGGCGGTCTCCGATGGGACGCGCCGAGCCTATTATAAGCGGGCTGCGGCGATGTTCTCTGAAGGACAAGAACATGGTGAATTCATGCGCCAGCAAGCCGCAGAAGCCAAGCGGCGTGCGCTCCGCAATTTGCCGGATAACCTGGAATTGGCTGAAAAGAATCTCAAAGAGAATGGCTTTCAGGTCAAGTGGGCGGTAGATGCCGATGAAGCCCAAAAGCTGGTCATTGATATTTTGAAGTCGCATCAGGCGACGCTCGTCACCAAGAGCAAGAGCATGCTCTCTGAAGAGATTGGCCTCAATCATGCCTTGGAGGCCGTTGGCGCGCGTGTCGTAGAAACAGACCTGGGTGAATATATTATCCAGCTCAACCATGAACCACCCAGCCACATTGTGGCCCCGGTGATCCATAAGACCAAACCGGAAATCCGCGATATTTTTGTGCGGGAACTGGGCATGGAGCCAACGGATGATGCAGGGGAGATGGTTGCTTTTGCGCGTAAGATGCTGCGGGCGGATTTCCTTGCATCGCATGTCGGCATCTCCGGTGGTAACTTCGTCATCGCAGAGACAGGGAGCCTGGGCCTGGTGATGAACGAAGGCAACGGGCGTATGTGTACGTCGGTGCCGGATGTGCATATCGCGCTGGTGGGCATCGAAAAAGTAATTGAAACTGTCGAAGATTATGCCACGCTTGATCAGGTGCTAACCCGCACTGGTACAGGGCAGAAGTTGACGGTTTATACCAACATCATCAATGGCCCACGCCGCGAAGGTGAAGCAGACGGCCCACGCGAGGTCTATATCATCTTCGTGGATAATGGCCGCAGCGATGTCTATGCAACAACTTATGCGGAGGCGCTCTCCTGCATCCGCTGTGGCGCTTGCCAGAATGCCTGCCCGGTTTATCGTAGCGTGGGCGGTCACTCTTATGGTTGGGTCTACGGTGGGCCGATTGGCGCTGTGCTGACACCGCTCTATACAGGCCTTGAAAACGCGTCTCCATTACCGCATGCAAGCAGTCTATGCGGCTCCTGTAAGCAGGTATGCCCGGTTGATATTGATCTGCCGCGTATGTTGTTGGATTTGCGGCGGGACCTCGTCCAGCAAAAAGTTGATGATAAGTGGAAGACGCCCATGCGCATCTGGGCCTTTGGTATGCAGTCGCCAATGCGCTTTGAGATGGGTGGCCGTGCGGCTCGTTTGGGGAAGGCCATGGTAGGTGATCATCTGCCAAGTGTGCTGGGTAACTGGACTGAATATCGCGACTTCCCCGATTTTGCGCCGAAGTCATTCCATCAAATGTGGCGAGATCGCCAGAAAGGCCGTGAACAATGA
- the meaB gene encoding methylmalonyl Co-A mutase-associated GTPase MeaB, which yields MPDEKQNHKKPEWTPPGAGPEYASRVVPGQKPQSVPPKVPTRRQKMNVEDYVQGVLAHDRAVLARAITLIESNALVHFEQAQAVLKALMPHTGGALRVGITGVPGAGKSTLIETLGLMLVKQGYRVAVLAVDPTSTTSRGSILGDKTRMNQLSQHPQAFIRPSPTGGALGGVARKSRETIFLCEAAGFDVILVETVGTGQSEVAVRSMVDFFLLVLIAGAGDELQGIKKGVVELADAVVINKADGDNRVAAGAARAEYDRVLHYLSPATEGWTTHAYTCSGLTGEGVAHIWDVVQQFSHMAHENGAFMARREDQMQAWLQNLIEAQILATFSQDARVQVALEQARHQVREGRLTVPSAAQQLAHWLRIVPPDST from the coding sequence ATGCCTGATGAGAAGCAGAACCACAAGAAGCCGGAATGGACGCCACCGGGGGCAGGGCCTGAATATGCTTCGCGCGTTGTCCCAGGGCAGAAGCCACAATCTGTGCCTCCTAAGGTGCCCACTCGTCGGCAAAAAATGAACGTTGAAGATTACGTCCAGGGTGTGTTAGCACATGATCGGGCTGTGCTGGCACGGGCGATCACGTTGATTGAAAGTAATGCTCTCGTGCATTTTGAGCAGGCGCAGGCAGTGTTAAAAGCATTGATGCCCCATACGGGCGGTGCGTTGCGTGTGGGTATCACGGGGGTGCCGGGGGCAGGTAAGAGCACGCTCATCGAAACATTGGGTCTCATGCTGGTTAAGCAGGGCTATCGCGTTGCTGTCTTGGCTGTTGATCCGACCAGTACCACATCCCGAGGCAGCATTCTGGGCGATAAAACGCGTATGAACCAGCTTTCACAGCACCCACAGGCTTTTATCCGGCCTAGCCCGACAGGAGGTGCGCTGGGTGGGGTGGCCCGTAAAAGCCGGGAGACGATATTTTTGTGCGAAGCGGCAGGCTTTGATGTCATCCTGGTCGAGACAGTTGGTACAGGGCAAAGTGAAGTTGCTGTGCGCTCGATGGTGGATTTCTTCTTGTTGGTGTTGATTGCCGGAGCGGGTGACGAATTGCAAGGCATCAAAAAGGGGGTGGTTGAACTTGCTGATGCGGTCGTCATCAACAAAGCAGATGGTGATAATCGTGTGGCGGCGGGGGCAGCACGGGCTGAATACGATCGTGTGCTGCATTATCTCTCCCCGGCAACAGAAGGCTGGACCACCCATGCTTATACGTGTTCCGGCTTGACGGGAGAAGGTGTTGCCCACATATGGGACGTTGTGCAGCAATTCTCCCACATGGCGCATGAGAATGGTGCCTTCATGGCGCGGCGTGAAGATCAGATGCAAGCGTGGTTGCAAAACCTGATTGAAGCACAAATTCTGGCGACTTTTTCGCAGGATGCACGGGTACAGGTTGCGCTTGAGCAAGCGAGGCACCAGGTCCGTGAGGGACGGCTGACAGTACCCAGCGCAGCCCAGCAGCTTGCTCATTGGCTGCGGATTGTGCCGCCGGATTCAACTTAG
- the scpA gene encoding methylmalonyl-CoA mutase, translating to MTNNPDFSNMDYQSAFGGTDAPYWAAQFAAEAGQSADALTWETLEQIAVKPLYTDADIVDLPHIGFTSGIPPYLRGPYPSMYVERPWTIRQYAGFSTAEESNAFYRRNLAGGQKGLSVAFDLATHRGYDSDNPRVEGDVGKAGVAIDSLLDMEILFRGIPLDQMSVSMTMNGAVLPIMAFYIVAAEEQGIPPEKLTGTIQNDILKEYMVRNTYIYPPQPSMRIIGDIFAYTAQNMPKFNSISISGYHMQEAGATADIELAYTLADGLEYVRAGLHAGLDIDTFAPRLSFFWGIGMNYFMEIAKMRAARLLWAKMIKQFNPQSEKSMALRTHCQTSGWSLTEQDPFNNVARTCVEAMAAVLGHTQSLHTNALDEAIALPTDFSARIARNTQLYLQHETGITRVVDPWGGSYYVESLTAQLAERAWAHIQEIENLGGMAKALETGLPKMRIEEAAARRQALIDSGKEAITGVNVHRVDEATEIDILEVDNSAVREAQIARLQKLRAERDEAQTQAALQALTHSAETGEGNLLALSVEAARARASLGEISSALEAAWGRHKAVIRSIAGVYSAEFGENDEIKRVRQMADDFALLEGRRPRILVAKMGQDGHDRGAKVIATAFADMGFDVDIGPLFQTPAEVARQAMENDVHVVGISSLAGGHKTLLPQLVAELVQLGRDDILVVIGGVIPAQDYAFLREHGAAAIFGPGTVVPVAAQQVLKTLHDQLLDFA from the coding sequence ATGACAAATAACCCTGATTTCTCTAATATGGATTATCAGAGTGCCTTTGGTGGTACGGATGCCCCATACTGGGCGGCTCAGTTTGCTGCGGAAGCGGGCCAATCTGCGGATGCGCTGACATGGGAGACGCTTGAGCAAATCGCCGTCAAGCCACTTTATACCGATGCTGACATTGTCGATTTACCGCATATTGGGTTTACGTCCGGCATACCGCCTTATTTGCGCGGACCTTATCCTTCGATGTATGTCGAACGCCCATGGACAATCCGGCAGTATGCGGGGTTTTCCACAGCGGAGGAGAGCAACGCATTTTACCGCCGTAACCTAGCGGGTGGGCAAAAGGGCCTTTCTGTTGCTTTCGACCTGGCGACGCATCGCGGCTATGATTCCGACAATCCACGTGTGGAGGGAGATGTTGGCAAGGCGGGCGTGGCGATTGATTCGCTGCTGGATATGGAAATCTTATTTAGAGGCATCCCGCTGGACCAGATGTCCGTCTCGATGACGATGAATGGCGCCGTTCTGCCGATTATGGCCTTTTACATTGTGGCCGCAGAAGAGCAGGGAATCCCGCCCGAAAAGTTAACGGGCACAATCCAGAACGACATTCTCAAAGAATACATGGTGCGCAACACCTATATTTACCCGCCGCAGCCTTCTATGCGCATCATCGGCGACATCTTCGCCTATACAGCCCAGAATATGCCAAAGTTCAATAGTATTAGCATTTCTGGCTATCATATGCAGGAAGCCGGAGCGACTGCGGATATTGAACTGGCTTATACGCTGGCAGATGGGTTGGAATATGTGCGCGCGGGTCTGCATGCGGGCCTGGATATTGATACCTTCGCGCCGAGGCTGTCTTTCTTCTGGGGCATTGGCATGAATTACTTCATGGAAATTGCCAAGATGCGCGCTGCACGTCTGTTATGGGCCAAGATGATTAAGCAATTTAACCCTCAGAGTGAAAAGTCTATGGCGCTGCGGACCCATTGCCAGACCTCCGGCTGGAGCCTGACTGAGCAGGACCCGTTCAACAATGTGGCGCGAACCTGTGTTGAAGCGATGGCAGCAGTACTGGGACATACCCAATCGCTGCATACCAACGCCCTTGATGAAGCGATTGCCTTGCCCACGGATTTTTCAGCACGGATTGCGCGTAATACACAGCTTTACTTGCAGCATGAAACAGGTATTACGCGTGTTGTGGATCCATGGGGTGGTTCATACTATGTGGAGTCGTTGACAGCACAGCTTGCTGAGCGCGCCTGGGCACATATCCAGGAAATCGAGAATTTGGGTGGTATGGCAAAGGCATTGGAAACCGGGCTGCCCAAGATGCGCATCGAGGAAGCTGCTGCACGTCGGCAGGCGCTGATCGACAGCGGCAAGGAAGCCATCACTGGCGTGAATGTGCATCGTGTGGATGAAGCAACAGAAATTGACATCCTGGAAGTCGATAACAGCGCCGTGCGCGAGGCACAGATTGCACGGCTGCAAAAGCTGCGTGCTGAGCGAGATGAAGCCCAAACACAGGCGGCACTCCAGGCATTGACGCATAGTGCGGAAACAGGCGAGGGCAATCTGCTGGCGCTCTCTGTAGAGGCAGCGCGAGCGCGGGCCAGCCTGGGAGAAATTTCTTCAGCATTGGAAGCAGCATGGGGGCGGCACAAGGCCGTGATTCGCTCGATTGCGGGTGTCTATAGTGCTGAATTTGGTGAGAATGACGAGATCAAGCGTGTGCGACAGATGGCTGATGACTTCGCCTTATTAGAAGGTCGCCGACCTCGCATATTGGTGGCGAAGATGGGCCAGGATGGGCATGATCGCGGGGCGAAGGTTATTGCGACGGCCTTTGCAGATATGGGCTTCGACGTGGATATTGGGCCGCTGTTCCAGACCCCCGCAGAAGTGGCGCGGCAGGCTATGGAAAATGATGTGCATGTGGTCGGAATCAGTTCATTAGCTGGCGGGCATAAGACTCTGCTGCCACAGCTCGTCGCAGAGCTGGTACAGCTTGGCCGAGATGACATCCTTGTGGTGATTGGCGGCGTTATTCCGGCCCAGGATTATGCTTTCTTACGGGAGCATGGCGCGGCGGCGATCTTCGGGCCTGGCACAGTGGTCCCCGTTGCGGCACAGCAGGTGCTTAAGACGCTGCACGATCAACTGCTTGATTTTGCATGA
- a CDS encoding methylmalonyl-CoA mutase family protein, which yields MPITFDEFPVPSDDDWRDATLKSLKGKPLEALNTQTYEGITLRPLYGQQDIDDLLLRHTLPGQVPFLRGVKASGYRQHPWYIAQQNRTSETASDYNANLRDALSRGQTAIVVDLSSDLAWWAQYRSKDVRAAFADVDLKTVPLYVRTHLNGLGMQPLLLASLDTAGMRGYIGDDIYALQTICDAPLALEPMLDALAMAAAWTAENVPELDVILIRGDIYQDSGAHAAQELGFALASAVEHARALQARDVSLDTIFSQMSFLFAVGPNFFMEVAKLRAARMLWSQVVSAYGMDAAEYPAKLHVKSASWNKTRLDPYVNMLRTTTEGIAASVGGIESLELLPFDASYQQPDAFSERIARNQQVILQNEAHLTEVVDPAAGSYYVEWLTDQLAQRAWASFQEVEAAGGFVGAVAAGAPQTQIAQTRQQREERLAHRRDVLVGVNLFANVGESAVPTDTSNGHEVPTNAPLLEFHGFEEALAAAREGMTISQLSMAMGVYHEMQSSSAYRAADPFQHLRDAASRYQQETGQLPGIFLVNMGTMISYKARADFTRGFFEAGGFAVMDYGGFDTIGAAVKAAVESDMRAVVICSTDDLYRDVVEPVTKGIKAGKPDMLVILAGYPQEDVEAYQRAGVDAFIHLGAECLAINRWLQEQLNISALGVIS from the coding sequence ATGCCAATAACTTTTGATGAGTTCCCTGTCCCAAGTGACGATGATTGGCGTGATGCGACCCTCAAATCCCTGAAGGGTAAGCCCCTTGAAGCGTTAAATACGCAAACCTATGAAGGCATCACCCTCCGACCTCTTTATGGCCAGCAAGATATTGATGATTTGCTCCTGCGGCATACCCTGCCAGGGCAGGTGCCCTTTTTACGTGGGGTAAAGGCTTCTGGCTATCGTCAGCATCCCTGGTATATCGCACAACAAAACCGAACAAGCGAAACGGCTTCTGATTACAACGCCAACCTGCGTGATGCGCTATCACGCGGGCAAACGGCTATTGTGGTCGATCTGTCATCAGATTTAGCCTGGTGGGCGCAGTATCGCTCCAAGGATGTCAGAGCGGCCTTTGCAGATGTGGATTTGAAGACGGTACCACTATATGTGCGTACGCATCTCAATGGCCTGGGTATGCAGCCTTTGCTACTGGCTTCGCTGGATACAGCGGGTATGCGTGGCTATATAGGGGATGATATTTATGCCCTGCAAACCATCTGTGATGCACCGCTAGCGCTTGAGCCTATGCTGGATGCACTCGCTATGGCGGCAGCCTGGACGGCTGAAAATGTGCCTGAACTGGATGTGATCCTGATACGTGGTGATATCTATCAGGATAGCGGGGCACATGCCGCGCAGGAACTTGGCTTTGCGTTGGCTTCTGCTGTGGAGCACGCCCGTGCCCTACAAGCACGCGATGTCAGCCTGGATACGATTTTCAGCCAGATGAGTTTTTTGTTCGCTGTAGGTCCAAACTTCTTTATGGAAGTTGCGAAGCTACGGGCCGCGCGTATGTTGTGGTCGCAGGTGGTATCGGCTTACGGCATGGATGCGGCTGAATACCCGGCTAAGCTCCATGTGAAATCTGCTAGCTGGAATAAGACCCGGCTTGACCCTTATGTGAACATGCTGCGAACGACTACGGAAGGTATTGCCGCGTCAGTAGGTGGCATCGAAAGCCTGGAACTATTGCCATTTGATGCTAGCTACCAGCAACCCGATGCTTTTTCAGAGCGCATTGCGCGTAATCAGCAGGTGATCTTACAGAACGAAGCCCATCTGACTGAGGTGGTTGACCCGGCGGCAGGGTCTTATTATGTGGAATGGCTGACGGATCAGTTGGCACAGCGCGCCTGGGCGAGCTTCCAGGAGGTTGAAGCGGCAGGTGGTTTTGTCGGAGCGGTCGCGGCAGGTGCGCCCCAGACTCAAATTGCACAGACGCGCCAACAGCGTGAGGAGCGTCTGGCGCACCGCCGGGATGTGTTGGTCGGTGTGAATCTGTTCGCTAATGTGGGGGAAAGTGCAGTCCCTACTGATACATCCAATGGGCATGAAGTGCCTACAAACGCGCCTTTGCTGGAATTCCATGGCTTCGAGGAGGCGCTGGCTGCTGCGCGGGAAGGGATGACTATCTCACAATTGAGTATGGCAATGGGTGTCTATCATGAGATGCAGAGCTCATCTGCTTATAGAGCAGCAGACCCATTCCAGCACTTACGTGATGCAGCGAGCCGCTATCAACAGGAGACAGGCCAACTACCGGGGATTTTCCTGGTGAATATGGGCACGATGATTTCTTATAAAGCGCGGGCCGATTTTACGCGTGGCTTCTTCGAAGCGGGCGGCTTTGCAGTTATGGACTATGGCGGCTTCGATACGATTGGCGCTGCGGTAAAAGCCGCTGTGGAATCTGACATGCGTGCTGTGGTGATCTGCTCGACAGATGATCTATACCGGGATGTGGTTGAACCCGTGACAAAGGGCATCAAAGCCGGGAAGCCGGATATGCTGGTGATCCTTGCCGGGTATCCTCAGGAAGATGTTGAAGCGTATCAACGTGCAGGCGTAGATGCCTTCATCCATCTGGGGGCGGAATGTTTGGCGATCAATCGCTGGCTGCAAGAGCAGCTCAACATAAGTGCATTGGGGGTGATCTCATGA
- the tmk gene encoding dTMP kinase produces MSRDITIPGAFIVLEGLDGAGTTTQCALLTDWCERQGYHTIATREPTDGPWGKQARAALKGETELSPLALAFTFMADRAHHIAHLAQQATDQTVIVSDRYLFSYLAYQQIDAAKPLSWFVETAKPLPLPDLTIYVDVSPERCVARLQMGRAHVERFERLGTLQKVYAAYQTVFTAYDGQHSTLMIDGDQPIEIVHGLIIDAVEAMLAKRASSSE; encoded by the coding sequence ATGAGTAGAGACATTACGATACCAGGAGCTTTTATCGTCCTGGAAGGCCTGGATGGGGCGGGTACCACGACGCAATGCGCATTGCTCACTGATTGGTGTGAGCGCCAAGGCTATCATACGATTGCAACACGTGAGCCAACAGATGGCCCATGGGGTAAACAGGCTCGTGCTGCTCTTAAGGGGGAGACGGAACTTTCTCCGTTGGCATTGGCGTTTACCTTTATGGCGGATCGAGCCCATCACATCGCGCACCTGGCCCAGCAGGCAACTGATCAAACGGTGATTGTCTCGGATCGCTATTTATTTTCTTATCTGGCATATCAGCAGATTGACGCCGCAAAGCCGCTTTCCTGGTTTGTTGAAACCGCGAAACCGCTGCCGCTGCCAGATTTGACGATTTATGTGGATGTGTCGCCGGAGCGATGTGTTGCCCGGTTGCAGATGGGACGGGCGCATGTGGAACGATTTGAACGCTTAGGTACACTCCAGAAGGTCTATGCAGCTTATCAAACGGTGTTCACAGCCTATGATGGACAGCATTCAACATTAATGATTGATGGGGATCAGCCCATTGAAATTGTGCATGGGCTGATCATTGATGCTGTAGAGGCTATGCTGGCAAAACGAGCTTCTTCTAGTGAATAG
- the odhB gene encoding 2-oxoglutarate dehydrogenase complex dihydrolipoyllysine-residue succinyltransferase, with translation MATVEVKVPELSESVVEATVGEWLVGEGDAVEAGQVLVVLETDKVNLEVVADGSGTLKEIRAQEGDDVGAHAVLGVIDGEGIAADAPAEEAPASEATSQPEAAPVPSEPASATPQKATPVAERAAAAHNVNLSDVSPSNGKRVTKQDVLSAVSKPSETGTRAPAPTPASAGAAGTQPTIVIGDRHEREVREKLSRRRRTIARNLVNAQQTAAMLTTFNEIDMGAVMDLRKKRKEAFKEKFGVGLGLNSFFVKAVVGALKAFPLLNAEIDGDEVIRKNYYDIGIAVGSEEGLVVPVIRDADRLGFAAIEDQVRGFVQQIQEKSLPIDALLGGTFTITNGGIFGSMMSTPILNYPQVGILGLHGIKDRPVVIDGEIVIRPMMYVALTYDHRIVDGREAVQFLVKIKELIEDPEALLLEG, from the coding sequence ATGGCGACTGTAGAAGTAAAAGTCCCTGAATTAAGTGAATCTGTTGTAGAGGCGACGGTCGGAGAGTGGCTTGTTGGCGAAGGGGACGCTGTAGAAGCGGGGCAGGTCCTCGTTGTGCTTGAAACAGATAAAGTGAACCTGGAAGTGGTCGCTGATGGCAGCGGCACGCTGAAAGAAATCCGGGCGCAAGAAGGTGATGATGTCGGTGCGCACGCCGTCTTAGGTGTGATTGATGGTGAGGGCATTGCTGCAGATGCCCCGGCTGAAGAGGCTCCTGCATCAGAAGCTACTAGTCAGCCGGAAGCAGCCCCTGTGCCGAGCGAGCCTGCATCAGCCACTCCTCAGAAGGCAACACCAGTTGCGGAGCGTGCCGCCGCTGCTCATAATGTCAATCTCTCTGACGTATCGCCCAGCAATGGCAAGCGTGTCACCAAGCAGGATGTCCTCTCGGCAGTGAGCAAACCCTCTGAAACCGGGACACGTGCCCCTGCGCCGACGCCTGCATCAGCAGGGGCGGCCGGCACACAGCCAACGATTGTGATTGGGGATCGCCATGAGCGCGAAGTCCGCGAGAAATTGTCTCGCCGCCGCCGCACCATTGCGCGTAACCTCGTCAATGCTCAACAAACGGCTGCTATGCTCACGACCTTTAATGAGATCGACATGGGCGCAGTGATGGACCTGCGCAAGAAGCGCAAAGAAGCGTTTAAAGAGAAGTTCGGTGTTGGTCTGGGCCTGAATTCCTTCTTTGTGAAGGCCGTTGTTGGTGCACTGAAGGCTTTCCCGCTGTTGAATGCAGAAATTGATGGCGATGAGGTCATTCGCAAGAACTACTATGACATTGGCATTGCGGTAGGCTCTGAAGAAGGCCTTGTTGTCCCTGTGATTCGTGATGCGGATCGCCTTGGCTTCGCGGCTATTGAAGATCAGGTGCGCGGCTTTGTGCAACAAATCCAGGAAAAGTCGCTGCCGATTGATGCCCTGCTGGGGGGGACTTTCACGATCACCAACGGTGGTATCTTCGGCTCTATGATGAGTACCCCTATCCTGAATTACCCTCAGGTGGGCATTCTGGGCTTGCATGGTATTAAGGATCGTCCGGTTGTCATAGATGGTGAAATCGTCATCCGCCCGATGATGTACGTAGCCCTGACTTACGATCATCGCATTGTTGATGGCCGTGAGGCGGTTCAGTTCCTTGTTAAGATTAAGGAGCTGATCGAAGACCCGGAAGCACTCTTGCTAGAAGGGTAG